tctgctctgcttctcactttactaactccctacttccactctcagatcacaacattctctctttctgcagcaggcaccctagcatctcttctgaccctcctatctatcgcacctctaggaacctccagtctgtccgcactaaacagtttgccgaaaaaactattcagtcctctctatcgcctatctctcgcctcccctgccctaacctggcagccgaatactaccacaccaccctcagccgtgctcTGGATGAAGCGGCATCGCCTGTGACGCGAGCCTTCAAATGCAGAccatggcaaccctggctcacgtcccaaacgtgcTTCATCCAGCAGTGCTCTAGGTgcaccgagcggctgtggagaaagtcaaagctgccggcagacttcctccacttcaaattcatgcttaaaacttataacctagcccttcaccatgccaaacaagtttatttcacctcccttgtctcctcactatcccacaacccgaagcaactctttgagacctttcactccctcctcagccccaaagaacaggcccctgcgacagacctgactgctggagaactagctgcctatttcgacaacattcgaaaagaaatctctgaaagctgcatggttagccccgatcccagtttcatcagcactgcacccagcacctactcactatctacgttagaaccaacaacagaggaagaagtctccaggctctttTCCGCTacccaccccaccacctgcgctagcgaccctctcccctctcacctcctccggtccctttccccagctctcattactcacctcactacaatctgcaacctctccctaacctctggcacttttccctcctcattcaaacactccattatatcccctctgcttaaaaaaccaaccctggacccaactgatgctgccaactaccgacccgtctcaaacatccccttcatctccaaattactggaacgcctggtctactcccgccttactcgctttctctctgacaactcgctcctcgaccccttccagtctggtttccgctctctacactcgaccgaaactgcccttacaaaagtaacaaatgacctgactgcaaagtcgagaggtgattactccctactaatcctccttgacctgtctgctgcatttgacactgtctaccataatctccttctcactatgctccactctattggtctaaaggatactgctctctcctggttctcttcctacctctctgaccgctctttcagtgtttcctttgctggttctatctctgctccacttcctctcgctgttggggtaccccagggctcggtccttggtccccttctcttctctatctatactgccccaattggacaaaccatccacaaatttggcttccaataccatctctatgctgatgaacccaactatacacctcctctagtgagatctctggaccattcctccaaaatatcaccgactgtctgtctgctgtctctaacactatgtcctccctttttctaaaactaaacctctctaaaactgacctccttgtctttccaccttctaaccgacctcccctcaacatctccattccagtgtctggcaccatcataacccccagacggcatgcccgatgccttggtgTCACACTGGACTCAGACctttcctttaccccccatatccaatctctggcccaaacatgccacatgcacctcagaaatattgctaaaatacgtctgttcctaaccacggacacgctaaagacgctcgtggttgccctcatccactcccggcttgactactgcaactcgctactcaatggcctcccccgcactacactcgctccactccaatccatactaaatgcagcagctagactcatttttctatccagtcgttattcagacgcctctgcattatgccagtcactgcatcggctgcccatccactgcagaactaaatttaaactcgtctacctcactcacaaagctctgcatggcgctgcgccaccatacatcgcctccctactgtcagtacaccacccagcccgctcactgcgatcggctaacacactcagactaaacacccctgtaatacgaacctcacatgctcgcctacaggacttcaccagagcagcacccatcctctggaacgcactaccccagggcatccggacaattcctgatgcacgaaatttcagacgtgccttaaaaacacacctcttcagggaagcataccaaatctcctgacctagtcccttgccctccctatggtgccccaccctatttgccttctaataaatgatctgtacatgaaatttcctattgcctatgttcccgaacccctgcacctcctgaaccacccccaacccatttgcgtctaacccaatgtacctcacattgtaattgttgcaattgttgtattgttttgcatttatccatgcctgaaagcgctgcggaataagttggcgctatacaaataaagattattattatttattattattaatcccGCCCAATTTGGTTCATTTCGGTATGCAGCCCATTAATCTGACCCCATTTCCGTACCTGGTGCTATATGGCAATGCATAATGCCCTCTACAGTTTGTTCATTTCATCGAAGGACGTGGTACATTCGTATTTCTTGAGTGCCATCATCCCTGCTTTAACAACAGTCCAAAAATTCAGCACCCAACTACACATTTTCCGTAATTTTGGCGAGCTAATGGCACAGAATTACGTAGAAGCGAACGCCCTCTCATTACGCCCTTATCAATTTGAACAATGGGGCTCCAAACTGCCATGGGTGGTCCTTTATTTAGGGACTTATCAATTGAATTAACCAGTGAGAACAATAGGTCACCAACCTTCCTAATAGAAGTGTTATCAGTTGATGGGCGGAGCGGTCCTTGCTGGCTTGGATTATTGGAAGACCATGCTGCATCAGACATTTACTACTGGTAGAATCATGGCTTCGCATCCCAATATGTACGAATTTTGCCTTGTAACTTCCAGTGAAGAAGCTGCTACGAATTTTGCCAAGCAAGCTGGTCTACTGCCCTCTGCGGCGAATTGTTCAAAGTGATAAGAGCTTAATGAGAGGTTGACGAAGATACAACAGAGCGCGTTCGCTTCTAGGTAATTATGTGCCATTAGCTCGCCAAAATTACGGGAAATCTATAGTTGGGCGCTGGATTTTCGGACTGCTGTTGAAGTGGGGATGATGGTACTCAAGAAATATGAATGTTCGTGTCCTTCGATAAAATGAACAAACTGTAGAGGGCATTATGCAACGCCACATAGCACCGGGTACAGAAATTTGGTCACATTAATGGGCTGCATAACTATACAAAAAACTCTGTACGTTTGGTATGTTTTTTCATCTTCTGCAGGCCAAAACCccttttgtttttaaaatgatactTATTTTTGAAGCGTCGCATGGAAAGTGGCGTACGcttgttatttttccatggacggagctctgtgagggcttgtttttggcatcATGAGCTGTAGGTTatatttgtatcattttgggtacataagGCTTCTTGCTTGCTGTTATTGTGCTGTTTAGGAGGTAAAATTATTACATTAAGCACTTTgcctcttctttttttctctttttttatacgCCGGATTATTAGTCTGCTAAAACTCTTGTACCGGTCGTTACGGGCGCGGCGATACCACATGTTTGGGGTTGTGCTGAAATGGTTAATGTGTTACATAAAAATAGTGCCCACGggtgatatgtcactgcgttatccacgaagataatccggccgcgggtaacgcagtagtgacctcttcttttgcttgtgtagagctggttgaccactagacgcctctacgacgcagagaagagatttcaccgcgttaccagagtctgaaggggacgcattattggggtgtgagaagctgagGCCAGTAGATGCATGAGGGCACTCAAGATGAGTGGGCTCgagacacccttgacagaccaccagtagagaggattgtctgtttgtccgacaagcacaagcagtgctaactgtttcGTTGTTTACCATGCAGAGACAGGTGGTACTATCGTTAAACCCTTGTAATATctggtctcacggcgcccattacgtgtaccgcctttgacacccacccactattGCCTCCATTTAGAGTAATGTCATGAGCAACAAAACTGGacccgtatcacttcttgtatccaagctagaggtggtacaacatggtactagagcctccatgcccgcctgtatcacttcttgtatccaagctagaggctgtacaacatggtactagagcctccatggccacccttatcacatcttatatccaagctagaggcggcccaacaccaACATTGTACTagactagagccttcatgtctacctgtatcacattttgtatccaagctagaggcggtacaacagggtacaagaatctccatgcccccatatcacatcttgcatcccagctagtggcggtacaacagggtactagagcctccatgcccgcctgtatcacatcttgcatcccagctagtggcggtacaacagggtactagagcctccatgcctgcccatatcacaacttgtatccaagctagaggcagcccagcagggtactagagcctctatgcccacctgtatcacatcttgtatctaagctagaggtggtacaacagggtagtagagcctccatgcccgcctgtatcacttcttgtatccaagctagaggcggtacaacagggtactagagccttcatgcccgcccgtatcatttcttgtatccaagctagaggcagtacaacagggtactagagcctccatgcctgcccgtatgacactttgtatccaagctagaggcggtacaacagggaactagagctttGATGCCTGGGTACTAGAGACTGTATATGTATTACTGTTGTGATTATTGCATATATACCGTGTCTATTACTATAATATATTTTGAGACTGATCTTTTTTTGCTAAGTGTACAACATATTCAACATACTATAAATGACATTATTATGGGGACATTGACAAAAGTGGTAAATAATGTTTATGGCAGGTAATATGCTGGTTTTGATAAATCAGGAATGTTTATGTTACTGTTTCTTGAAAAGTCATGCAACACTTTTCCCCGTCAGCAGTGACCTTCTGATCCCTTCTGACATGATATTTTTGAAAATTAATTGTTCGTTTAAGATAAAACATTTACCTCAAATAACCCAGTCAGCGCTATGAGACGTGCAAACATCCAGCTGCAACcactagcgtaactataggggatgcggttgcacccgggcccaggagccttaagcggcccataaggcctctcttctccatatagggagcttagtactatgaataaagcattatatttgggagccttgttacaggttttacattggggcccagaagcttcaagttacgcctcggtgttaaggagttaagagaagttgggtggcCCAAGATAAGCTTTTGTACCcaagcccatgagcctttagctacgcccctgactgCAACCATATTCTTTTATCTCGTCATTGCAATTTATTAGACTGGCATAAAAATATGTTACTTCCATTTTTGTGTACAAGTGTAATACATCACATAATATAACACATAATACAATGTATAGTGTAACAATGGTAAACATGTATATTATTTATAGACTTCGATGTCTTCTGTCACTCGGTCCGGATGGCAAGGAGCGCTGAGTACTTATATGCAGAAACACTAAAACAAAGAGGAAGCTATAATTACATCCATGTAACAGTGGAGATATTTTACAACATTACATCAGTATGAAGAAGGAGCATTCCATCTCATACAGCTCTAAACAGGAAACTGGTTCACAATGAAACATAGCTTTCCCTTACTGGACCGCATCAGAAAAGGGGTGAAAACAAAAACGGAAGGCGTTGCTATAGCGCCTTTTTACTTATCaaccttagggcttgttcacattacCGTTAGTGATTTTTGttcctctgttctgtttttggaccaGAGAAACACAAATCCAACTGAATtaaaggtttccatttttttcaccattgatttcaataggtttaaaaaaaaacaaaaaaaaacaaaatgtgtggCGCTGTCTAAGGAAAAGATATAAACCGTTTCCTCTAATCTTGAATATTACTTTTATATCATCACCAAAGGTAATATGTCATATAGTATATCAGGGGGCATATCAGACCAATTCTTCTGAAGATAAGAGTGTTTCATCCATACATTACGTACCTGATAGGAATGAGGCTGAGAACTGCTATTATCCCGGATAGAATAAAGCAGGTTCCATTGAATGTTTCCAGAGTCGCTTGGTAAATCTTATTGAATACAACTGATGTCAGCACTCCTGAAATGGCTAATGATAGCTGGAGAGCAACAAATACCTTGCCTGAAATGAAGAACACGAATAAAAATGCAGTATTTACCTATCATAAAGACTGAAAAAAGGAAAGTAAATCAATTTTTGGTATAATACACACTAATGAGCGATTATTAGAATAATTGGGTCGAGAGAGATTGGAccactttttcaaaaataatCAGGAATGAAGATGACTCAATCCcgattcccattaaagtcaatgaaaataaaaataatccgGCCTCTAGAGGTGGTGGttgttcaatgaatgtggctcagcggttagcactgctgccttacggtcaggggcgtaactatagaggatgcaggggatgcagtagcacccgggcccaggagccttagggggcccataaggcctctcttctccatatagggagtccagtactatgagtaaagcattatagttgggggccctgttacaagttttgcagtggggcccgggagcttcaagatACACCTCTGCTTACGGTGCTAGagttataggttcaaatctgtccaaaaaCAACATCTGTATGAAATTTTTATGTTCTATTTGTGTttattctccttcttcttctttcctaTAGAAGAaaggacaagtgtggtggctcagtgactgcaggccttgcagtgctagagttctaggttcaaatctgaccaagagaacaatctatatggagtttttcaaagtccatgcagatgttgtccttgatgaaaTTTCGGCcacaacactgcaaggcaacagtgctaaccactcagccacattcattgaagaggcatcaccaccactaccaccatGGTTCAGCATGCAAGTTCTTTAACACTATTtgccctttaaaggagatgtcccgcgccgaaacgggtttttttttttttaaaccccccccccgttcggcgcgagacaaccccgatgcaggggttaaaaaaaccacccgcacagcgcttacctgaatcccggcggtccggcgtcttcatactcacctgctgaagatggccgccgggatcctctgtcttcgtggaccgcagctcttctgtgcggtccactgccgattccagcctcctgattggctggaatcggcacgtgacggggcggagctacacggagccgctctctggcacgagcggctccatagaagactgctgaagacccggactgcgcaagcgcggctaatttggccatcggaggccaaaaattagtcggcaccatggagacgaggacgctagcaacggagcaggtaagtaaaaaactttttataacttctgtatggctcataattaatgcacaatgtatattacaaagttcattattatggccatacagaagtgtatagacccacttgctgcctcgggacaacccctttaacactaaaaTAAATTCAAATTACATGCCTCTGAGCCCAAAGAcaacataacccccccccccccccaaatcccaaAATAAATACAGTCCCCAGACTAGACCCCAAAATAAACATAAACCCCAGCACAGCCGACATGATCTCCTCTTCTGTAGTATTTTGTAGCTCCTCTCCTTGTGACTGAGTAGTCATATCTGTGCAGGTCCTTCTGTAGTTCATGCACATACTTGTGACTTATGATTCATTGCATACAGACTTTTCGCTGCAGTTCATGAGAAAAAGCAGCAATATGCACCAAATTCTTGAAGGGATTTACATGTGAAGGAGCGCAGGAATGGAGGCTGAATAGATGCACCCTGCATTCCTGGTAGAGTGTTGCCTGAAGCAAGATGATCATGCCACCTCATGGATGGTGAGGTCCTAGAGCAGGGTACTACTTATGTATTATACAGGGTGACCATAATTAGAGAATCCATATGTCTGCAAAGACCTCTACTGGGATAATCAAATGAAACTTGGTAATTATGTTATCCAGAACATGTGGAAGTGTTACAAAAGTAGTTACAAGTCTCACCACCAGAAGCAGGATTTTCAGCACTGTTGACTGGGCCATGTCTAACGGTCTTGAAGCAGTACCTGCACTGCTTGTCACTTCCACATTCTCCATAGACCTCTCAACAACAGCTACAGCAATATCTTTTGTTTGTGGTTTGATTTTTATCTTATACGGATCATTTCCACATATCTTGGATAGTATTATTACCATGTTTTGTTTAATTACACCCAGTAGATATCTCTCTAGACATCTCTGAATAGGGATACTTTAATTATGATCATTCTCTACTTTGTAAAATGGGTTCATTGGTTTGAACAAGCCCTTTCCGTACACCTGTCACATATGTGCATGGGAAAACCATAAAGCACTGCATGGGCATAATTAGACAGGACTAAAACTAACTAAACAGAACAAAGACAGACAAAACCAGACAGACACGGACAGGACAACTATAAACCTGTGAATACTTTCCTTAAATGAACAGGGACATTGGTGGGCTCCTGCATGAAAGCAGGGCGATCGTtctgataaggacggccccacataTCTTAGCTACTGGATGTAGTCTATCCCTGGTTGACAATAAAGGATAACCAGACACAAAGACAAGTCAGACAGGGAACACTGCCACACCGCACACACAAAACGAGACATGGATTCAGGTGTCCACACACCTACAAGCAAAAGGGAATCAGGCATCCACAAGGCCCTAAGCGCCACCTACCAATGGGTGAAAAAGGAAAGAACAGGACAAGACTTAGGCATCCACCCACCACCTACGGACGGGTAGGACAAACAAACATGGACCAGGAGTCTGGCTACCAGTTGGACAGGTGAATAAGAGATACAAACAACCGAACTAGCGAGTAAGTGAATAGACAAACTAACAGACAGATTGATGGACAAACAAACTGATGAAACGCAGCATAGCATACACGAACCAAAATGACAGACAAACTATATCCAGACAAACAGAGCTCAGAATGAATAAATGAAGAGACAGACAGGAACCCGGACAGACTGAGCTCTGGCGGAGCAGCATGCATACCACAGCAAATATAGGCAAATGACCAACGGCTCATTAAGCTCACTAAACGATTTATCGGCCTGTTTAAAGGGCCCTAAGGTTTAAATTTGTCTTGTTTTGTGCAtttaagttacattttttttgttttctagaaGCCTTATTAGGTTTCCACTTACCATAAGATGAACCTCTTATGTTTTTGGATAAGACAGACCTTATAATTGGCATTGGTACCAGAGCAAACATCATTACTCCACGAGctgcaaaacaataaaaaaaagaggTTACAGTTCATCCAATCCCTCCATATGATAATTAAAGTGCCCCAAAGGAGGGTTAACTGCTACTACATTATTACTTACCTATAAAATATAAGAACGCCCAGCGTACAAATGCCATGATGAATATTCCAGCAGAGAAGGATACTACGCCAATACAGATCAGAGTGACATCCCCAAACCACCTGGATAAAATGAAGACCGCTAAAAAGCTGGTGATAAATACCGTAAAGCCAGCAGCATTAGCATAACCAATGTATTCCGGGCTGAAGTTAAGTGGTTTGTTCAGCAAAAATAAAGAAAGTACATCCACACATCCGTCAACAGCAATATTATACAATATCGCACTAGCGAAAAGAAGAGTAATAAAGCCTCGTAATGGTGTCCCAGACGTAGAGCTCGCTGGTGTGTCTTCACCTCTTTCACCCAAAAGTTTTGAACTTTCAGTAGGTTCTGCAGAAGATGCATGTCTGTGATCTTGAAGTACTGAGTCTCCATGCTGAGGCACTTTTAATAGAAAAATAGTATAGACTATACAGAAGACATACAGCAACAGGCTGAGTATTACTAGGATTGTACCTTGGTGACTTGTAATTTTCACTCTCACAAAAATATGTCCAGAAGACAAACTACCAAGAAAACCAGCTATTCCATACACCAACTCAAGGCGGATAAACTTCAAAGATCGGGCTTGTTCAGAAGAACCTTCAGAAGCCAAGGCCATAACACCAGCCCAGTAGGTGGTGAACCATCCCGTTAGACCATTCAAAGCAGCAGATCCAAACATCACTTCAATAGGCCAGTCCAAAAGGATGACTGGCAACAAAAGACTCCGTGATAGCAAGTACCCAAATAGCGGCACACATATAGTGACCTTCCTTCTCTGCCGGTCACCAATTTTAGCCAAAATATAGGCAGAGAGCAAAGGCGCTAATCCCAAAATGAAGTTGTGGATGATGTAGAAGTTTGATATGGACTTCTGTAATATGTCGCTATCGGAGGTATTTAGAGATGCAATCGATCGGTTATAGTAATTCTttaccacaaagagcagagctgTGTCATAGAAGGAGCTGGCCACCTGAGCTGCAGCAACCACTGGTTCAATCCAGGTCCTCACCTGCGTCATTGTCGAACGGTCTTGGAGAAAATGAGCAAGAATTGTCTTTGAATTAAGTGATTTCCTGGATGATTAGTGTGGGAAATGTCCAAAAATCCAAATCTTGAATCGGTGCCAAGGTGCATTTATCAGCCTCGTAGGATACATTGTAGTGTTACATGTTCTAAACTCAGTCACCGAGCAAAAACAGCTGATTTTTTTCAGGTTACTGGAATATCGAAAGCACCTGTCTGAGCAGAACAGTGCGAAGCCAGCAGCAGGCACTTCCTCATATCTGAACTACTGTGCTGTAGGCGGAACCAAGCTTTGTTTGCTTTACAATACAGGAATGGCAAAAAGAGGAACTGAGGAAGCTGTTCTACAATATAGCAGTATAAGACTAACGTTACACAGTATTTTATGATTACGCCTACATTTGTTTTGTtcacataattttttttgtttgctgtcTTCTGGAGTTTGTTTTCTATAGAGAAGCCTAAAGAGATGAAAAAATacacaaatacaaaaaaatgcaaaaagtcggagaaaaatgtagcaaaaaaaaccaaacatttctGAAACTACCCTAATATtggattcacatgactgtatgtgtATTTACGAGTGCatttgcgttgcgtttttgcaggatgagcatTGTGTATTTGCGTGTGGAAGTGCGGTTTTTGTGTACGCAATAAAAACACGCAACAATGATCTTAGCCAATGAA
This region of Eleutherodactylus coqui strain aEleCoq1 chromosome 5, aEleCoq1.hap1, whole genome shotgun sequence genomic DNA includes:
- the SLC46A2 gene encoding solute carrier family 46 member 2 codes for the protein MTQVRTWIEPVVAAAQVASSFYDTALLFVVKNYYNRSIASLNTSDSDILQKSISNFYIIHNFILGLAPLLSAYILAKIGDRQRRKVTICVPLFGYLLSRSLLLPVILLDWPIEVMFGSAALNGLTGWFTTYWAGVMALASEGSSEQARSLKFIRLELVYGIAGFLGSLSSGHIFVRVKITSHQGTILVILSLLLYVFCIVYTIFLLKVPQHGDSVLQDHRHASSAEPTESSKLLGERGEDTPASSTSGTPLRGFITLLFASAILYNIAVDGCVDVLSLFLLNKPLNFSPEYIGYANAAGFTVFITSFLAVFILSRWFGDVTLICIGVVSFSAGIFIMAFVRWAFLYFIARGVMMFALVPMPIIRSVLSKNIRGSSYGKVFVALQLSLAISGVLTSVVFNKIYQATLETFNGTCFILSGIIAVLSLIPISVSAYKYSALLAIRTE